Proteins co-encoded in one Streptomyces sp. JH34 genomic window:
- a CDS encoding MFS transporter has protein sequence MTAHDPASGPPPPPQAQPRKAALAAWIGSALEYYDFFIYGSAAALIFPEVFFDKSDPANATLLSLATFGVAYAARPVGALFLGHVGDRLGRKKIMVFTLMLMGLSTFLIGCLPTRDQIGGAAPVLLVVLRILQGISAAGEQASANSMSLEHAPAHRRGYFTSFTINGTQAGQLIATLAFIPVAALPEEQLLAWGWRIPFWLSVAVAVTGYVIRRTLEETPVFTEQAATEGVAKMPLAVLLRDHWADVLRVVAAAVIATVSTIFTVWALSYATSDAVGLDRTGMLWVGALANVVALFTIPLWARLSDRIGRRPVFLVGAAGSAVVMPLYLWAISTGSYPLVLVTGILVFGVVYSAANGIWPSFYAEMFPTRVRLSGMAIGTQTGFAIAGFAVAFASQIAGPDGDNWGGVALFAAALCVPPVVAALSARETAHVPTEQLGERGGDATAGAGVSVRA, from the coding sequence GTGACCGCTCACGACCCTGCCTCCGGTCCCCCGCCCCCGCCGCAGGCCCAGCCCCGCAAGGCCGCACTCGCCGCCTGGATCGGCAGTGCGCTCGAGTACTACGACTTCTTCATCTACGGCAGCGCGGCCGCGCTGATCTTCCCCGAGGTCTTCTTCGACAAGTCGGACCCGGCGAACGCCACCCTGCTGTCGCTTGCCACCTTCGGTGTCGCCTACGCGGCCCGTCCGGTCGGCGCGCTCTTCCTGGGCCATGTCGGGGACCGTCTCGGCCGCAAGAAGATCATGGTCTTCACGCTGATGCTGATGGGTCTGTCCACCTTCCTCATCGGCTGTCTGCCCACCAGGGACCAGATCGGCGGGGCCGCCCCCGTCCTGCTCGTCGTCCTGCGGATCCTGCAGGGCATCTCGGCGGCAGGTGAACAGGCGAGCGCCAACTCGATGAGCCTGGAACACGCGCCCGCGCACCGGCGCGGCTACTTCACCAGCTTCACCATCAACGGCACCCAGGCGGGTCAGTTGATCGCGACCCTGGCCTTCATCCCCGTCGCCGCCCTCCCGGAGGAGCAACTGCTCGCGTGGGGATGGCGGATCCCGTTCTGGCTGAGCGTCGCGGTCGCGGTCACCGGGTACGTCATCCGCCGCACCCTGGAGGAGACCCCGGTCTTCACCGAGCAGGCCGCGACCGAGGGCGTGGCGAAGATGCCCCTGGCCGTGCTGCTGCGCGACCACTGGGCCGACGTCCTGCGGGTCGTGGCGGCCGCTGTGATCGCCACGGTCAGCACGATCTTCACCGTCTGGGCGCTGTCGTACGCCACGAGCGACGCGGTCGGCCTGGACCGCACCGGCATGCTCTGGGTGGGTGCGCTGGCCAACGTGGTCGCCCTGTTCACCATCCCGTTGTGGGCCCGGCTGTCCGACCGGATCGGGCGACGGCCGGTCTTCCTCGTCGGGGCCGCCGGCAGCGCGGTGGTGATGCCGCTGTACCTGTGGGCGATCTCGACCGGCAGCTACCCGCTGGTGCTCGTCACGGGCATCCTCGTCTTCGGCGTCGTCTACAGCGCGGCCAACGGCATCTGGCCCTCCTTCTACGCCGAGATGTTCCCCACCCGGGTCAGGCTCTCGGGCATGGCGATCGGCACCCAGACCGGATTCGCCATCGCCGGATTCGCCGTTGCCTTCGCCTCGCAGATCGCCGGCCCGGACGGCGACAACTGGGGCGGCGTCGCCCTCTTCGCCGCCGCGCTCTGTGTGCCGCCGGTCGTCGCGGCGCTCTCCGCACGCGAGACCGCCCACGTGCCCACGGAACAGCTCGGGGAGCGGGGCGGCGACGCGACCGCGGGGGCCGGGGTGTCGGTCAGGGCCTGA
- a CDS encoding TetR/AcrR family transcriptional regulator, whose protein sequence is MTSTEGPAQPSVRTRDAARTRDEILTAATREFARLGYAGARVDEIAASTRTTKRMIYYYFGGKEQLFTAVLERAYTRIREAEQLLDVEHLDPVAAVRRLAEVTFDHHEEHPDFIRLVSIENIHEAEHIAASAELSRIGSPAIEVLRRILDTGRASGLFTADVDAVDLHAMISSFCFFRIANRHTFGALFGRDLVEPGLREHYRTMLGDMIIAYLTADRAA, encoded by the coding sequence ATGACCAGCACCGAAGGACCCGCCCAGCCCTCCGTGCGGACCCGCGACGCGGCGCGCACCAGGGACGAGATCCTGACCGCGGCGACGCGGGAGTTCGCCCGCCTCGGATACGCGGGTGCCCGGGTCGACGAGATCGCCGCCAGCACGCGCACCACGAAGCGGATGATCTATTACTACTTCGGCGGCAAGGAACAGCTGTTCACCGCGGTACTGGAGCGGGCGTACACCAGGATCCGCGAGGCCGAACAGCTGCTGGACGTCGAGCACCTCGATCCCGTGGCGGCGGTCCGCCGGCTGGCCGAGGTGACCTTCGACCACCACGAGGAGCATCCGGACTTCATCCGCCTGGTCAGCATCGAGAACATCCACGAGGCCGAACACATCGCCGCTTCAGCCGAGTTGAGCCGCATAGGCTCACCGGCGATCGAGGTCCTGCGGCGCATCCTCGACACGGGGCGGGCGTCGGGTCTCTTCACGGCCGACGTGGACGCCGTGGACCTGCACGCGATGATCAGCTCGTTCTGCTTCTTCCGGATCGCCAACCGGCACACCTTCGGCGCGCTCTTCGGCCGCGACCTGGTGGAACCCGGCCTGCGCGAGCACTACCGGACCATGCTGGGCGACATGATCATCGCTTACCTCACGGCCGACCGGGCGGCGTAG
- the aroQ gene encoding type II 3-dehydroquinate dehydratase yields the protein MPNPPVPLAGVPVLVLNGPNLGLLGLREPEVYGEDTLADVDELCRSTATAHGLRADCRQSNHEGVLVDAIHEARTAHRGIVINPAAYSHTSVAVRDALAAVELPVVEVHLSNIHRREPFRHHSHVSAVADAVICGAGTHGYALALTHLAQLLEANR from the coding sequence ATGCCGAACCCCCCGGTCCCGCTCGCGGGCGTCCCCGTCCTCGTGCTGAACGGCCCCAACCTCGGCCTGCTCGGCCTGCGCGAGCCCGAGGTGTACGGCGAGGACACCCTGGCCGATGTCGACGAGCTCTGCCGGAGCACCGCGACGGCCCACGGGCTGCGTGCCGACTGCCGGCAGAGCAACCACGAGGGCGTGCTCGTCGACGCGATCCACGAGGCCCGCACCGCGCACCGGGGCATCGTGATCAACCCCGCCGCGTACAGCCACACCTCGGTCGCCGTGCGGGACGCGCTCGCCGCCGTCGAACTGCCCGTCGTCGAGGTCCACCTCTCGAACATCCACCGGCGGGAGCCCTTCCGCCACCACAGCCACGTCTCGGCCGTCGCCGACGCCGTCATCTGCGGGGCGGGGACCCACGGCTACGCCCTGGCGCTCACCCACCTCGCCCAGCTCCTGGAGGCGAACCGGTGA
- a CDS encoding shikimate dehydrogenase has translation MSPDSYLVGLIGSDIGPSLSPALHEREADRQGLRYLYRLIDIGTLGVPPGRAGELVRRARDMGYDGLNVTHPCKQQVLTHLDALSPQAEALGAVNTVVFEGDLAIGHNTDATGFAASFARGLPEAPLERVVQLGAGGAGAAVAHALLALGAGRLTVLDALPDRAGALAASLNHHFGPGRATAADLLDIAAATADADGLVNATPIGMAAHPGLPIPAELLHPGLWVAEVVYRPLETALVRTARALGCPTLDGGGMAAYQAADSFRLFTGREPDTARMLADIADLTSAH, from the coding sequence GTGAGCCCGGACTCGTATCTCGTCGGCCTCATCGGCTCCGATATCGGCCCCTCGCTCAGCCCCGCCCTCCACGAACGCGAGGCGGACCGTCAGGGGTTGCGCTACCTCTACCGCCTCATCGACATCGGCACGCTCGGTGTCCCGCCCGGGAGGGCGGGCGAACTCGTCCGCCGCGCACGCGACATGGGGTACGACGGCCTCAACGTCACCCATCCCTGCAAGCAGCAGGTCCTCACCCACCTCGACGCGCTCTCGCCGCAGGCCGAGGCGCTCGGCGCGGTCAACACCGTGGTCTTCGAGGGGGATCTCGCGATCGGCCACAACACCGACGCGACCGGATTCGCCGCCTCCTTCGCACGCGGTCTGCCCGAAGCGCCGCTGGAACGCGTGGTGCAGCTGGGAGCGGGCGGTGCCGGAGCCGCCGTCGCCCACGCCCTCCTCGCACTCGGTGCCGGGCGCCTCACCGTGCTGGACGCCCTGCCCGACCGGGCGGGCGCCCTCGCGGCCTCACTGAACCACCACTTCGGCCCCGGTCGTGCCACGGCCGCGGACCTCCTGGACATCGCGGCGGCGACGGCGGACGCCGACGGCCTGGTCAACGCCACCCCCATCGGCATGGCCGCGCACCCCGGGCTCCCGATCCCCGCGGAGCTGCTGCACCCCGGGCTGTGGGTCGCCGAGGTCGTCTACCGGCCCTTGGAGACCGCGCTCGTGCGCACCGCCCGTGCCCTCGGCTGCCCCACCCTCGACGGTGGAGGCATGGCCGCCTACCAAGCCGCGGACTCCTTCCGGCTCTTCACCGGCCGTGAACCCGACACCGCCCGCATGCTCGCCGACATCGCCGATCTCACGTCGGCGCACTGA
- a CDS encoding sugar phosphate isomerase/epimerase and 4-hydroxyphenylpyruvate domain-containing protein, protein MRTSIATVSLSGTLTEKLTAAARAGFDGVEIFENDLTGCPLRPEEIRERAADLGLTIDLFQPMRDIEAVPADEFALNLRRAEHKFRLMRRLGADTVLVCSSVSPDAVDDDALAAGQLRRLAGLAAESGIRVAYEALAWGRHVSTYEHAWRIVEAADHPALGVCLDSFHILARGSDVTGVEDIPGDKIFFLQLADAPQMALDVLQWSRHHRCFPGQGDLDVAGLVRAAVRAGYDGPLSLEVFNDVFRQSDAGRTAIDARRSLTLLQESAGLTAPPAPVVPTGFAFVEIATADTARVAPLLTALGFSRTARHSGKPVDLWEQGEARILLNTDTGSHRADPALTAVGLESPDPAGASARAESLLAPVLPRRRAPGDAPLDAVAAPDGTEFFFCVTGAPGGDGGTGGPGWTGDFVPAPHTPAPIGITRVDHVALTQPWHHFDEATLFHRGVLGLRPHASVDLADPYGLLRSRAVSNDDGTVRIALGVGASPSEDPARGGRPQHVALVTDDLVTTVRRALAAGARMLPVPANYYDDLAARYEFAPGELETYRELGILHDRDGKGEFRHCYTVTTGRVFFELVERVGGYDGYGARNAPVRLAAQHAQAE, encoded by the coding sequence ATGCGAACGTCCATCGCCACCGTCTCGCTCAGCGGAACGCTCACCGAGAAACTCACCGCCGCGGCGCGAGCGGGCTTCGACGGTGTCGAGATCTTCGAGAACGACCTGACCGGATGCCCGCTGCGCCCCGAGGAGATCAGGGAACGGGCGGCCGATCTCGGACTCACCATCGACCTCTTCCAGCCCATGCGTGACATCGAGGCCGTCCCCGCCGACGAGTTCGCCCTCAACCTGCGGCGCGCCGAGCACAAGTTCCGGCTGATGCGGCGGCTCGGCGCCGACACCGTCCTGGTCTGCTCCAGCGTGTCGCCGGACGCCGTCGACGACGACGCCCTCGCCGCCGGGCAGCTGCGCCGGCTGGCCGGCCTCGCGGCGGAGTCCGGGATCCGGGTCGCCTACGAGGCGCTGGCGTGGGGCCGCCACGTCAGCACCTACGAGCACGCCTGGCGCATCGTCGAGGCCGCGGACCACCCCGCCCTCGGGGTCTGCCTGGACAGCTTCCACATCCTGGCCAGGGGATCCGACGTCACGGGCGTCGAGGACATCCCCGGCGACAAGATCTTCTTCCTGCAGCTGGCCGACGCCCCGCAGATGGCGCTGGACGTGCTGCAGTGGAGCCGCCACCACCGCTGCTTCCCCGGGCAGGGCGACCTCGACGTCGCCGGACTGGTGCGGGCCGCCGTCCGCGCCGGATACGACGGGCCCCTCTCCCTCGAGGTGTTCAACGACGTCTTCCGCCAGTCGGACGCCGGCCGCACCGCGATCGACGCCCGGCGCTCGCTGACACTGCTCCAGGAGTCGGCGGGACTGACCGCGCCCCCGGCACCGGTCGTCCCCACCGGATTCGCCTTCGTCGAGATCGCCACGGCCGACACGGCGCGCGTCGCCCCGCTGCTGACCGCGCTGGGCTTCTCCCGTACGGCCAGGCACTCCGGAAAGCCCGTGGACCTCTGGGAACAGGGCGAGGCCCGCATCCTGCTCAACACCGACACCGGCAGCCACCGGGCCGACCCCGCCCTCACCGCGGTCGGCCTGGAGAGCCCCGACCCCGCCGGGGCCTCCGCGCGCGCCGAGTCGCTGCTCGCCCCCGTCCTGCCCCGGCGCCGCGCCCCCGGCGACGCCCCGCTGGACGCGGTGGCCGCCCCCGACGGCACCGAGTTCTTCTTCTGCGTCACCGGGGCCCCCGGCGGCGACGGAGGCACCGGTGGCCCCGGCTGGACCGGCGACTTCGTGCCCGCCCCGCACACCCCCGCCCCCATCGGGATCACCCGCGTCGACCACGTCGCGCTGACCCAGCCCTGGCACCACTTCGACGAGGCGACCCTCTTCCACCGCGGTGTGCTCGGCCTCCGTCCCCACGCGAGCGTCGACCTCGCCGACCCGTACGGGCTGCTCCGCAGCCGCGCCGTGAGCAACGACGACGGCACCGTCCGCATCGCCCTCGGCGTGGGGGCGTCCCCCAGCGAGGACCCGGCCCGGGGAGGGCGCCCCCAGCACGTGGCCCTGGTCACCGACGACCTCGTCACCACGGTCCGCCGCGCCCTCGCGGCCGGCGCGCGGATGCTGCCGGTCCCCGCCAACTACTACGACGACCTGGCCGCGCGCTACGAGTTCGCCCCCGGTGAGCTGGAGACCTACCGCGAACTCGGCATCCTCCACGACCGTGACGGGAAGGGGGAGTTCCGGCACTGCTACACCGTGACGACCGGTCGCGTCTTCTTCGAACTCGTCGAGCGCGTCGGCGGATACGACGGCTACGGCGCCCGGAACGCCCCCGTCAGGCTCGCCGCGCAGCACGCACAGGCCGAGTGA
- a CDS encoding ECF transporter S component, whose translation MTARSARPVRLGRHAVAALVLVSAVGLVGFGWPLLAGAGSGLAHAEDAPWLFAVLLVLLVGVVLATIADSGLDAKAVAMLGVLAAVGAALRPLGAGTAGLEPMFFLMVLSGRVLGPGFGFVLGSVTMFASALLTGGVGPWMPFQMLSMGWFTMGAGLLPGPDRLRGRGELLMLAGYGFVAAFAYGTVMNLYGWTIVPGLGSGISFVAGDPLHENLVRFLAYCTATSLGWDLGRAALTVVLTLTVGPTLLRALRRATRRAAFDARAEFEVRAD comes from the coding sequence GTGACGGCGCGGTCCGCCCGCCCGGTACGGCTCGGCCGGCACGCCGTCGCCGCGCTGGTCCTGGTCAGCGCGGTCGGACTGGTCGGTTTCGGCTGGCCGCTGCTGGCGGGCGCGGGCTCCGGCCTCGCGCACGCCGAGGACGCTCCGTGGCTGTTCGCCGTCCTGCTGGTGCTGCTCGTCGGCGTCGTCCTCGCGACGATCGCGGACTCCGGCCTGGACGCGAAGGCCGTGGCGATGCTGGGGGTCCTCGCCGCGGTCGGCGCGGCGCTGCGTCCGCTGGGCGCGGGGACGGCGGGCCTGGAGCCCATGTTCTTCCTGATGGTGCTGAGCGGCCGGGTGCTGGGGCCCGGCTTCGGATTCGTGCTCGGTTCGGTCACGATGTTCGCCTCGGCACTGCTGACGGGCGGGGTCGGGCCGTGGATGCCGTTCCAGATGCTGTCGATGGGCTGGTTCACGATGGGCGCGGGCCTGCTGCCCGGCCCCGACCGGCTGCGCGGCCGGGGCGAGCTGCTGATGCTCGCGGGCTACGGCTTCGTCGCGGCGTTCGCCTACGGCACGGTGATGAATCTGTACGGCTGGACGATCGTCCCCGGGCTCGGTTCCGGTATCTCCTTCGTCGCGGGCGACCCGCTGCACGAGAACCTGGTCCGCTTCCTCGCGTACTGCACCGCCACCTCGCTCGGCTGGGACCTGGGCCGCGCCGCCCTCACCGTGGTCCTGACCCTGACCGTCGGCCCCACGCTGCTGCGGGCCCTGCGCCGCGCGACCCGGCGTGCCGCGTTCGACGCCCGAGCCGAGTTCGAGGTCCGCGCGGACTGA
- a CDS encoding ABC transporter ATP-binding protein, producing the protein MIRFEQVSVRYEGAGRPTLSGVDLTIPEGELVLAVGPSGVGKSTLLGAVSGLVPHFTGGVLTGRVTVDGRDTRTHKPRELADLVGTVGQDPLAHFVTDTVEDELAYGMESLGLAPDVMRRRVEETLDLLGLAELRDRPIATLSGGQRQRVAIGSVLTPHPRVLVLDEPTSALDPAAAEDVLAVLQRLVHDLGTTVLMAEHRLERVVQYADQVLLLPAPGAVPVLGAPADVMALSPVRPPVVALGRLVGWDPLPLSVRDARRRAVDLRERLADVEPPEREIPAHAAPAPLPEPAAPRPGLLGRLLGRRPAPAPGPAPLSGVVTRVEGLGVRHGRVQALRGVTLSVVPGETVALMGRNGAGKSTLLSTLVGTTPPTTGSVVVGGLQPSGTPPRDMVRRVGLVPQEPRDLLYADTVAAECAAADSDAGAPEGSCRALVSELLPGVPDDVHPRDLSEGQRLALALALVLTARPPLLLLDEPTRGLDYAAKARLVGVLRRLAAGGHAIVLATHDVELAAELADRVVILADGEVVADGPTRQVVVSSPAFAPQTAKILAPRQWLTVSQVRTALEGLA; encoded by the coding sequence ATGATCCGGTTCGAGCAGGTCTCGGTGCGGTACGAGGGCGCCGGGCGGCCCACCCTGTCCGGGGTGGACCTCACGATCCCCGAGGGCGAACTGGTGCTGGCCGTCGGCCCGTCCGGTGTCGGCAAGTCGACTCTGCTGGGTGCGGTGTCCGGTCTGGTGCCGCACTTCACCGGCGGGGTGCTCACCGGCCGGGTCACCGTCGACGGGCGCGACACCCGCACCCACAAGCCCCGTGAACTCGCCGATCTGGTGGGCACGGTGGGCCAGGACCCGCTCGCCCACTTCGTGACGGACACCGTCGAGGACGAGTTGGCGTACGGCATGGAGTCGCTGGGCCTCGCCCCTGACGTGATGCGCCGCAGGGTCGAGGAGACGCTGGATCTGCTGGGGCTCGCCGAGCTGCGCGACCGGCCGATCGCCACGCTCTCCGGGGGCCAGCGGCAGCGGGTCGCGATCGGCTCGGTCCTCACCCCGCACCCCAGGGTCCTGGTCCTGGACGAGCCGACCTCCGCCCTCGACCCGGCGGCGGCGGAGGACGTGCTGGCGGTGCTCCAGCGGCTGGTGCACGACCTGGGCACGACGGTGCTGATGGCCGAGCACCGGCTGGAGCGCGTCGTGCAGTACGCGGACCAGGTCCTCCTGCTTCCCGCCCCCGGTGCAGTGCCGGTGCTGGGGGCACCCGCGGACGTCATGGCGCTGTCGCCCGTCCGGCCGCCGGTGGTGGCCCTGGGCCGGCTGGTGGGCTGGGATCCGCTGCCCCTGTCGGTGCGTGACGCCCGGCGCCGCGCGGTGGACCTGCGGGAGCGGCTGGCCGACGTGGAGCCGCCGGAGCGTGAGATACCGGCGCACGCCGCCCCCGCCCCGCTGCCCGAACCGGCCGCGCCCCGCCCCGGCCTCCTCGGCCGGCTGCTCGGCCGCCGTCCGGCCCCGGCACCCGGACCTGCTCCGCTCTCCGGCGTCGTCACCCGGGTCGAGGGGCTCGGGGTGCGGCACGGGCGGGTCCAGGCACTGCGCGGGGTGACGCTGTCCGTCGTGCCGGGCGAGACCGTGGCCCTGATGGGCCGCAACGGCGCGGGCAAGTCGACCCTGCTCTCGACGCTGGTCGGGACGACCCCGCCGACCACGGGCTCCGTCGTCGTCGGCGGTCTCCAGCCGTCCGGCACCCCGCCGCGCGACATGGTGCGCCGGGTCGGACTCGTGCCGCAGGAACCGCGCGATCTGCTGTACGCGGACACCGTCGCGGCCGAGTGCGCGGCCGCGGACTCCGACGCGGGCGCGCCCGAGGGCAGTTGCCGCGCCCTCGTCTCCGAACTGCTGCCCGGGGTGCCGGACGACGTGCACCCGCGTGATCTCTCGGAGGGTCAGCGGCTCGCGCTCGCCCTGGCCCTGGTGCTCACCGCGCGTCCCCCTCTCCTCCTCCTCGACGAGCCGACGCGCGGCCTGGACTACGCGGCGAAGGCGCGGCTCGTCGGCGTACTGCGGCGGCTGGCCGCCGGGGGCCACGCCATCGTCCTGGCCACCCATGACGTGGAGCTGGCGGCGGAGCTGGCGGACCGGGTGGTGATCCTGGCCGACGGTGAGGTCGTCGCCGACGGTCCGACCCGGCAGGTCGTGGTGTCCTCGCCCGCCTTCGCCCCGCAGACCGCGAAGATCCTGGCGCCGCGGCAGTGGCTGACGGTGTCCCAGGTGCGCACCGCCCTGGAGGGTCTCGCGTGA
- a CDS encoding SCO2322 family protein, with protein MRRPLGKAALLLLVATLLTVVGAGNAQAAGYRYWSFWESDGGKSWTYATQGPSSVLPDDGAVQGFRFSVSEDSQDSAQPRRAPDFGAVCAGTPAKDGSKRIALVIDPGTAADAPDGEKPPAPRTACARVAPDASTGEALASVAKPLRYDSAAMLCAISGYPRSGCGEQVGGQPESAGADDTATAPAADGAESASDDSGPSVGVLTGVGAVLVLGVAAVLQARRRR; from the coding sequence GTGAGGCGCCCGCTGGGAAAGGCGGCGCTGCTTCTCCTCGTCGCCACCCTGCTGACCGTGGTGGGCGCGGGGAACGCGCAGGCGGCCGGCTACCGCTACTGGTCGTTCTGGGAGAGCGACGGCGGGAAGAGCTGGACGTACGCCACGCAGGGGCCGTCCTCCGTCCTGCCGGACGACGGCGCGGTGCAGGGATTCCGCTTCTCGGTGAGCGAGGACTCCCAGGACTCGGCCCAGCCGCGCCGCGCGCCCGACTTCGGGGCCGTCTGCGCGGGCACCCCGGCGAAGGACGGCTCCAAGCGGATCGCGCTGGTCATCGACCCGGGCACGGCGGCGGACGCGCCGGACGGCGAGAAGCCGCCGGCTCCGCGCACCGCCTGCGCCCGCGTCGCACCTGACGCGAGCACGGGCGAGGCCCTCGCCTCCGTCGCGAAGCCGCTGCGCTACGACAGCGCCGCGATGCTCTGTGCAATCTCGGGCTATCCGCGCTCGGGCTGCGGCGAGCAGGTCGGCGGGCAGCCGGAGTCCGCGGGGGCGGACGACACGGCCACCGCACCGGCCGCGGACGGCGCGGAAAGCGCGTCCGACGACAGCGGTCCGTCGGTGGGTGTGCTCACCGGCGTCGGAGCGGTGCTCGTCCTGGGTGTCGCCGCTGTGCTGCAGGCCCGCCGCCGCCGATGA
- a CDS encoding prenyltransferase/squalene oxidase repeat-containing protein, whose translation MSVRRRAAALAITAVLCGAAAPAALAAPSPSPSSSAPDLPEGLYGTKDPTYDGVWRQSLAFLAQKVELVTPATKSVDWLVGQQCDSGAFASYRDASRPCDAKTVADTNATAAAVQAVVELGVHREVVDNGVAWLKSVQNDDGGWGYNPGGPSDANSTAVVNGALARAGVPLADITKAGGKTPYTALQTFALPCGGEDGGAFAYQPDKKGELTANADATAAAVLGSMGKGMAAGNYNAVKAPVCTKGTGLTPEQSAQNGASYLAKALAGKGYLDLPPMPGAEESAPQADFGNTADAVVALAASGHKDKAADAVAYLQKHAQGWAKDGGPAATAQLVLAAHATGTDARDFGGVDLVAQLNATGPAPAATAVPSPTATTPSKPADTSSDDEGLGLWWIIGIGLAFGAGIGFLLSGRRKNQQL comes from the coding sequence ATGTCCGTACGCCGCCGCGCGGCAGCGCTCGCGATCACCGCCGTGCTCTGTGGAGCGGCCGCCCCGGCGGCGCTCGCCGCGCCGAGCCCGTCCCCGTCCTCCTCCGCACCGGACCTCCCGGAAGGGCTGTACGGCACGAAGGACCCGACGTACGACGGGGTGTGGCGCCAGTCGCTGGCCTTCCTCGCCCAGAAGGTCGAGCTGGTCACGCCCGCCACGAAGTCGGTGGACTGGCTCGTCGGCCAGCAGTGCGACAGCGGGGCCTTCGCGTCGTACCGCGACGCCTCCCGGCCCTGCGACGCGAAGACCGTCGCGGACACCAACGCGACGGCGGCGGCGGTCCAGGCCGTGGTCGAGCTCGGTGTGCACCGCGAGGTCGTGGACAACGGGGTCGCCTGGCTGAAGTCCGTACAGAACGACGACGGCGGCTGGGGCTACAACCCGGGCGGCCCGAGCGACGCCAACTCCACCGCCGTCGTCAACGGCGCCCTGGCCCGGGCGGGCGTACCGCTCGCCGACATCACCAAGGCGGGCGGGAAGACCCCGTACACGGCGCTGCAGACCTTCGCGCTGCCCTGTGGTGGCGAGGACGGCGGGGCGTTCGCCTACCAGCCGGACAAGAAGGGCGAGCTGACCGCGAACGCGGACGCCACGGCGGCCGCGGTGCTCGGCTCGATGGGCAAGGGCATGGCCGCGGGGAACTACAACGCGGTGAAGGCCCCCGTCTGCACGAAGGGCACCGGCCTCACCCCCGAGCAGTCCGCGCAGAACGGCGCCTCCTACCTGGCGAAGGCTCTGGCCGGGAAGGGGTACCTGGACCTGCCGCCCATGCCGGGCGCCGAGGAGTCCGCGCCGCAGGCGGACTTCGGCAACACGGCGGACGCCGTCGTGGCTCTGGCGGCGTCCGGTCACAAGGACAAGGCGGCCGACGCGGTCGCGTATCTCCAGAAGCACGCCCAGGGCTGGGCGAAGGACGGCGGCCCCGCCGCCACCGCCCAGCTCGTCCTCGCCGCCCACGCGACCGGAACCGACGCCCGTGACTTCGGGGGCGTCGACCTCGTCGCGCAGCTCAACGCCACGGGCCCGGCGCCCGCCGCCACGGCCGTCCCCTCGCCGACCGCGACGACGCCCTCCAAGCCGGCGGACACGAGCAGCGACGACGAGGGGCTCGGCCTCTGGTGGATCATCGGCATCGGTCTGGCCTTCGGCGCGGGCATCGGCTTCCTCCTCAGCGGCCGCCGCAAGAACCAGCAGCTGTGA